The Desulfovibrio litoralis DSM 11393 genomic interval CAGTCGCTCCCCGTGCGGGAGCGTGGATTGAAACCCCGAGTTTGAGTGCATCGAGGTTGGCGGTTGGAATGTCGCTCCCCGTGCGGGAGCGTGGATTGAAATCAGCTTTATTTATATTTTATCCTAACCTTTTTAAAAACTAAACCAAGTTAATCTAATAATATAACAGTAATATTTATCTGCTAACATTTTTAATTAACTTGGATACTCTATTGATAGCTTCAGCGGGATAGTTCTTGACCTCTTGAGTGGCTTGGCGTGTTTCTTGACTCGCTATCCTGATGGATTCTTGCAAGTCTTTCAAAAGCTTGATCAATTCTGTGTTGCTCTTCAGCTTTTGCATCTCTTGTTGGCTCAAGAGGTTGACTCTCATTGCCAAAAGTTCCTCCTCGCTCATTTCTGTATTCTTCGCTTGATTGTTTGTCTGGTTGCCAGCCTGATTGCCCACCTGATTGTGCGTTGGGCATGTTTTCTCCAAGCGTGCATCCGTCAATCCTCTTGTCATTTCTAACTTGCTCATGCGTTAATCCTCTTTTTTGTAATGCGTTCCATGTGTAATTTTTGCCAAGGTCGCTACCTTTTAAAGCGACTTCATTTAGGCTATTGAATGGTGTAATTATGTAAAAGAGCTATATCCTGAACTAGCATCATCCATAGAACGATTCAGTTCAAATAGGGCTTTTAGGGATTTAAGAAATTCACGTGAACACAATGCTGCATTTGTAAAGAACGGCAAAGGCCGTTCAACATCTGCAACAGACAATTATGTTATTGAAGCTTACTATGACACAGGGGAATCACCAGGCAATGGGATTTCGGACGCAACGGGCACAATAGCGGCAGGAAATACGCTTTGGATTGGTGGACGTCTTGAAGTCAATGACGAAATAGAAAGAGCAGAACAAATGCTTAAAAGTTTAATTCACTTTCGGGATATACAATTCCCGTTGTCTAGTGAACTCGGAGTAAATCATGGCAACCCTTCTGTAAGCTAAGCTATTCTAAAACCTGTAAATCTTTTCTTTATAGCATTGCCTCTTATTCCTTTATACGTTCTACAAAAAAATTCCCCTTGTTCGTTAGCCTATAGCACTGCAAACGGCTATTTGGTTTATCAGGCAGGGTCATTTCAATAAGCTTGGCGTTTAGGGCTGGCTTAATCCAATTTTCTGAAAAAGATTTACGATCACGCAGTCCAGCTATATCTTGTAGCTCTTTACGAGATAAGTTTTTGGGGTGTGCATTAGAGAGAATTTGTAAAATCTGTGCGACTTGTGGGGTGACTTGGGGGTTGACTTGAGGGGTAATGCTCAAAACAGCATCACGAATCATGGAAAGCATGAATTCAAGAAATGGTGTTACTTCACCCTGATTAGTGCTTTGTTGTAAAGCCTTGTAGTAATCTTGTTGGTGTGCATAAACAAGGCTTTCTACTGGAATGCGTAAAAAAATTGGGTTCCAATGAAATAAAATCAAAGTTTGCCAGAGTCTCCCTATACGTCCATTCCCATCAGCAAAAGGATGGATAAATTCAAATTCATAATGAAAAACAGAACTAGAAATCAGTGGGTGATGTTCAGTGGTTTGTAACCATTGAAACAAATCTCCCATAAGAAAAGGCACACGGGCTGGAGGTGGTGCCATATGCAACACTTTACTTCCGCTCATTACACCAACACCGCCTTGACGGTGTTTACCATGATCATCTAGCAGTCCAGCCATTAAAATATTGTGTGCTTGTAGTAAATCTTTCTCTTGCTTAGGGTTCCATTGTTCGAGGTGGTCGTATGCCAGAATAGCGTTGCGAGCTTCTTGAATTTCACGAGGTGGTGCAATAACATGTTGACCATCAAGAATCGCAGTAATTTGTTCTTCACTAAGTGTATTACCTTCGATAGCAAGCGAACCTTGAATTGTCCGAATGCGGTTTAGTCGACGCAAGCGAAGATCCAAAACATCATTTGTCTGTACTGAAATACGCCCCACAGCTTCGCTTATATCTGCAATTAAATGTAGTATTGCAGAGGTGATTGTGAATGGAGGATTGTATATATTCTGTTTGGTCATGCGAACCTCTTAGTTTTAACAATTATTTTAGTGTATTGCGTGATAGTATCTAGATGAATTTCTTTGTGAAGACACTCCCAAAAACCAAAATAAAGGAAATTTACTTTGCCTGTAAAATGAACGGAGTTTTGCAATGGTCTTTATTCTATTATAATAGCTTGGGGTATTTCGGTCAATTGTTTCCCTCTTCTAACTCCTCCTGCCATTCCTCAAAATATGCTTGTGGATATAAAAAGTATCCAAAGATTTTTGCACATATTTTCCAATAACGGAAGGTTCGCCGATTTGACTTTTGGGGCTGATTATGCTTTGCTTGGGGCATACGAAAGGAGTTGAAAATGGAACGAGAACTATTCAAACTACGAGAGCCTCTCCAAAAGCTACAAGCACACAGTGGCGAAGAGCCAGAGGTTGTGTATTACTATTGTTCCACATCAACTTTTATTAATATCGTGAAGAAACGCGAATTGTGGTTAACATCCACGGTAGATATGAATGATTCTCTTGATTCTCAGTGGATTAAAGGCATATTAGAACAATTCCATAAGGATTTTGCTCACTCTGCTGATTACCAAAAAGTATCCACATATTTTTCACGCTACATTTCCTCTGAATGTTTTCTTTGTTGCTTTTCTGCGGGACGTGATCTTTTAAGCCAGTGGCGTGCATATGCTGATGATGGAAAAGGTTTTGCGATTGGCGTCGACACCTCTGCTCTTAAGCAGCTCGGACGATCTCGCATTGATTGTTTAGATGAAGGTATTATTGAGTTTGCTCCTGTTGTATATGATCAGGAACTACAAAAGAAGACGATTGAAGAAATTTACGCCAAGGTATGTGATTATGGTAAAAAATTTGGAATAAAAAATATAAAAGGCATTCAAGATCAAATCGCCTTAATTTTAAGATATCTGTCTATTATATTTAAGAATCATGCCTTTTTAGAGGAGCAAGAATGGCGACTCGTGCAACGCGAATACCAAGATACCTGCTATCCCATGGCAATAAACAACTACTTGATTACAGAGCGTGACTACAGAGCAACAAACAACGCCATTTCTCCATTTCATAAATTTTTATTTGATGAGAACTTTATTAAGGAAGTTGTAATTGGACCCAAGAACACTTCAAAAAGGTATCGAGTTGAAGATTTTTTGTGCGACAATAAGCATTCAGAAGTCTTTGTGTCTCAATCTTCTGCGTCTTATAGGTAAACACCATGGCAATCTTCTGTTTTAAAACCGCAACAGTCTTATCAGCAACGTTGCTTGACGCTTATTAAGGCAAATACACGAACTTTTACAAAAAAAGCAGTTGTAATAAATTTCAATCAGAGCAAAACGACGGCGAAACTAAAAGACGTATTAATATTGTGTTTGACTGTGTTGACAAGCCGTTTGCACCTTGATAAAACAGTTTATATTTTTAACTTAGAAATACTGTTATTGGGTTTTGCGTCAAAAATGATAAGGGAACACTGTGTTTTCTAATGCTTAGCAGGTAGTTGTTGGGATTATATTATGAGAAAAATGTTAGACCGCTGGCTTTTGGCGTTAGATTTGTTTTTTGCTCGCTATGGTCTTGGTATACGTGCAAAGCTTATTTTTCTTTTTGTTGTGATTAAAGTAGTCCCTTTGGTTTTACTTGCTCTTGTGGCGTGGTCTCAGGCTTGGAAACTCGGCGATCAACTAAGACAAAGCACTACGGAATTAACGACCAAAGCCAATGATGCTTTATCAAAAACCGGCGAAGTTGCGATAACTGATGCTGTTAAGGCCTTAGATAACCGGGCAAGAGAAGACATTGAGCGTATGTCAACCGATACCGCCATACGTGTTGCAGATTTTTTATATGCACGAGACAGCGATATTTTATTTGTGGCAACTTTAGCCCCTAATTTAAACACATATCAAAATTATATAAATGCTCAAAAAAGCCCTGTTGTTGCCCAAGGTGAATGGCAACTTTCAGAAGATCAAAAAACTTGGATTCCGTTTAAAGAAAATGTTGAGTTTTTAGAAGTAAATTCATCTATCAAAGAAAATTCCGTTAGTTTTAATTACAGAAAACCCGAAACTTATCGCTATGATCCCAAACCTTTATATCTTGAAATGAGCTTTGTTGACCTTAAGGGACAAGAAAAGGTTAAGGCGGTTAGCTCGTCGCAAATGGACGGTGAATTAAAAGATATTTCCAACCGTTTAAATACTTATGTGCGGGCTGAAACTTATTTTAATGATTTAAAAAAACTTAAGCCGGGTGAAATTTATGTTTCCGAAGTAATCGGAGAATATGTACGTTCTCGTGTTATCGGTATGTATACGCCTGATAATGCCACTAAAGTCGGCGAAAGTTTTAAACCCGAAGCGTCGGCTTATGCGGGAAAAGAAAATCCGCTTGGTAAACGCTTTAAGGGGTTAATTCGTTGGGCAACGCCGGTTGTAAAAGATGATAAAATCATTGGTTACGTTACCTTGGCGTTAGATCATGATCATTTAATGGAATTTACCGCCCATTTAATGCCGACTGATGAGCGTTATACCGAAATATCCGATGCGTCCGGCGGAAACTATGCCTTTATTTGGGATTATAAAGGACGCAATATTGTTCACCCTCGGCATTTTTCCATTGCCGGATATAACGCCGAAACAGGCGACCCCGAAATTCCTTGGCTTGAAGATAAAATATATGATCAATGGAAATCAAGCGGGCTTTCTTATGCCGATTTTATTCCTTCGGTGAAAACTTTTGATGAACAATCTAACAATAAAAAACCCTCAAAAGAATTAGCTAAAGAGGGTTTAGTCGGGCTTGATTGTCGTTATTTGAATTTTGCCCCACAGTGTACGGGGTGGTTTGACTTAACTCAAGACGGCGGTTCCGGATCTTTTCTTATTCTTTGGAGCGGTTTGTGGAAAATCAATACTGCTGCGACTATTCCTTATTATACCGGGCGTTACGCCGAATCTAAAAGAGGCTTTGGTTTTGTTGCTATTGGTGCCGGCGTAGATGATTTTCATAAACCTGCCGTTAAGACAAAAGCCATTATTGACGGGCTTATCGATAAAAGCGATAAGGAACTTAAAACAATCGCAGATGAGGCAGAGACCACAATTGCTTCCAACTTGTTTGAAACAGCAAGCAGTCTGAGCGTATCCACCTTAATTATGTCTGTTTTGGTTGTTTTAGTGGCGATTTTTATGGCATCAGCCTTTACTCGCAGTATCACCAAAATAATCAGAGGGGTTTCAAAATTTCGTTCGGGTGAGCGTAACTTTCGTTTTAACGCACCGGTTAAAGATGAACTTGGTGCTTTGGCAGATTCTTTTGATGATATGGCAGACAGCATTGTTGACAGTGAACGTGGAGCTTTGATTATTACGGATATTGATAAGCTTATTCGCTATGCCAACCAAGAAAGCTTATTAATTATGAATGCCACCTTGAATGAAGTCGTTGGTCAACCTTATGAAAAATTTAGTATTTTACCGTTAAATTCAAAATACTGCCCTGTTTCGGCTCTTTTAAACGGTTCTGATACCGAAATGTTTTATCATAGTGCTTCCGGCAGGTTTTATAAAGGTGTGGCAAGTTATCTTAAAGACAAAAACGGAAAAAATGCGGGATTTATCATTAGTATTAACGATATTACCGAAATAGCCTTGGAACAAAAACAGATTGAAGAACAACGTGCTTTGTTGGATACCGTTTTTACGGCGACCCCTGATATTATTTGGTATCAAGATCATCAAGGGCGTTATTTGGCGGTTAACCCTCGTTTTGCCTCATTAACCGGAAAAAATGTGGCAAAACTTATCGGGCTTAAAGCAGAAGACGTTTTCCCTTTTGATTTGGCTCAAAGTTTTAAAGAAAATGATCAACTGGCGATAAAAAATGGTAACCCCTTATATACAGAAGAAAAAATAGAGTTTGCTGACGGACACTATGAAACCGTCGATACGGTCAGAACGCCGATGTTTGACTCAACGGGAACTTTGGTCGGTCTTCTTGGTGTATCTCGTGATGTTTCCAAGCGTGTTCATGTCGAACATGCCTTGCGAGACGCCCAGCTTGAATTAAAAGATGCCGTGCTTGTTGCCAATAAAGCTAATGAATCCAAGAGTGAATTTTTAGCTCGAATGAGCCACGAGATTCGTACTCCGATGAATGCTATTATTGGAATGACCAGTATCACAAAACGTAAACTTGACGACCCTTTATCAAATATTGAGGCAATCGATAGTCATATCGCACAGATAGAAGTCTCTTCTCAACACCTTTTAGGTTTGATTAATGATATTCTTGACCTTTCCAAGATAGAGGCAGGCAAGATTGTACTTGATGAAGACAGTTTTGACTTGCCAAAGCTTATTGAGGCGGTGGCGGATATTATTCGCCCTCGTTGTGTGGAAAAAAATATTGATTTTTGTATAGACGTTGCCACATTGCCTTGCTCAACTTATATCAGCGATTCATTGCGTCTGCGTCAGGTTTTGATTAATCTGTTGGGTAATGCCGTTAAGTTTACCGATGAATGTGGAAAAGTAAGCTTTTCGATAAAAGCAGGAGAACAACAAGACGGAATGGCGCCTATTACTTTTGCTGTTTCCGATACGGGGATAGGAATTAAGAAAGAAAACTTGGCAAGCTTGTTTGACCCGTTTGAACAAGGGCATGGACAAATTACCAGAAAATATGGCGGAACAGGACTAGGACTTTCTATCAGTAAACGTATCGTCGACTTACTCGGCGGACAACTTCAGGTAGAAAGCGAAGAAGGCAGGGGCAGCACTTTTTCATTTACCATTCAGTTGCCAACTGCCCCAGACGAACTTGTTGAAACAACGCAAGACTTACATAACGAAGCCTTAGAGGGAAAAAGAATTTTATTGGTTGATGATGTTGATGTAAACCGTTTGATTGTTATGGAACTTCTTGGTGAAGCAGGATTGGTGATTGATGAAGCCTCAAACGGGCTAGAAGCGATTGAAGCTTTTGAAGCTTCTTCTCTTGGTTATTATGATATTATTTTGATGGACGTACAAATGCCGGAAATGGACGGTTACAGTGCGGCAAAAATGATTCGTAAGATGTCCAGACCCGATGCCGCCACTATTCCTATAGTCGCACTCACAGCAAATGCATTTAAAGAAGATGTTGAAACCGCCTTAAAAAGCGGTATGAACGCACACCTTGCAAAGCCTATAGAATATGAACGCTTAATTGAAGTTTTGAAAACTTTATTGTAAAAAAATATTGAGCATAATTGCAGATAATTATAAAAATCGGCTATTTATATCTATACTTGTATTATGAGAGACAAGCTATTTAAAACACGAATTTTTATTTTTTCTGTGAAATAAGTTTTTTGTGCTTTAGACGCTTTATGGTTTGTGTAAACAGACAACAAAGCGATGATAAAGAACGCAACGCAAAGTTTTGTAAGCTCTTTATTCTTTTGTTAAAGCAAGCCCATCGCCAAAAGCAGCTAAGAAGATGTTGAAACCGCCTTAAAAAGCGGTATGAACGCACACCTTGCAAAGCCTATAGAATATGAACGCTTAATTGAAGTTTTGAAAACTTTATTGTAAAAAAATATTGCAAGTTAGATTTTGACACAGCTTGAATTTGATTACTCTTTAATCAAAAGAAGCCCGTTTCCTACTGCGTCAGCCGCAAACATATCGTTAAAAAGATTAATTATGGCTTCGGAATAAGCTTTGTTGCTCATAGCACCTTTTAAGAGTTTAGTTCCTTGTGTGTTGGTGTATTGGATTTGATATTTATCGAGCAATTCAAGGTAAAGTTTTGAGCTCCAAGGTTGAGTTTCTTTTTTATCTATTGGAGCAGGTAGAAAAACTCTTAAGCCATCTTTGGTAATAAGTGCAGGGATAAGATAGTTTTTTGTTCGACCATCTGCCTGTTCAGACATTTCAATAAGCAAAGTATTTTCTTTTTTTAGGGCTTTAACTAAGACGTTTTGCCTTTCTCCCTTGTCGTCAGTAACAAAAAAAACATTGGCACTATCTTCTTTACGAGAGAAAACATATTTTTCTTTTTTGTTTTTATCGAAGACCAGAGCATATGTTCCTGAAATATCAGGTACTTTTTCTGCAAAAATGTTTAAAGCACTGGCTTTTTCTTGTTCTTTTAAAACAGGTTGCTCAGATTCAATAAAACAAGCCGTCAACAGCAACATAAAAGCCATTATTAAAATAAGTTGTAATTTTTTTAATAAAAAAGTGTTATTCATGCTTCACCTCAAATATTGCTAAAAGTTTAAATGTTATTTTATATAAAAGATATTTTAATTAGTCTGAAAAATATTGCAAGTTAGATTGTTAGGCATCTTAGTTTTTATTCTTTTGTTAAAGCAATCCCCTCGCCAAAAGCAGCTAAGGAAAACATATCATTAAACAAATTAACAACAGCTTCTTGATAGGCTTCTTGACTCATATCACCTTTTTTCAGTTTTAAACCGTTTTCGCTGTGTGATATTTTGTGTAGGGTAAGAAGCTTCGTAAAAACCGGC includes:
- a CDS encoding ATP-binding protein, whose amino-acid sequence is MRKMLDRWLLALDLFFARYGLGIRAKLIFLFVVIKVVPLVLLALVAWSQAWKLGDQLRQSTTELTTKANDALSKTGEVAITDAVKALDNRAREDIERMSTDTAIRVADFLYARDSDILFVATLAPNLNTYQNYINAQKSPVVAQGEWQLSEDQKTWIPFKENVEFLEVNSSIKENSVSFNYRKPETYRYDPKPLYLEMSFVDLKGQEKVKAVSSSQMDGELKDISNRLNTYVRAETYFNDLKKLKPGEIYVSEVIGEYVRSRVIGMYTPDNATKVGESFKPEASAYAGKENPLGKRFKGLIRWATPVVKDDKIIGYVTLALDHDHLMEFTAHLMPTDERYTEISDASGGNYAFIWDYKGRNIVHPRHFSIAGYNAETGDPEIPWLEDKIYDQWKSSGLSYADFIPSVKTFDEQSNNKKPSKELAKEGLVGLDCRYLNFAPQCTGWFDLTQDGGSGSFLILWSGLWKINTAATIPYYTGRYAESKRGFGFVAIGAGVDDFHKPAVKTKAIIDGLIDKSDKELKTIADEAETTIASNLFETASSLSVSTLIMSVLVVLVAIFMASAFTRSITKIIRGVSKFRSGERNFRFNAPVKDELGALADSFDDMADSIVDSERGALIITDIDKLIRYANQESLLIMNATLNEVVGQPYEKFSILPLNSKYCPVSALLNGSDTEMFYHSASGRFYKGVASYLKDKNGKNAGFIISINDITEIALEQKQIEEQRALLDTVFTATPDIIWYQDHQGRYLAVNPRFASLTGKNVAKLIGLKAEDVFPFDLAQSFKENDQLAIKNGNPLYTEEKIEFADGHYETVDTVRTPMFDSTGTLVGLLGVSRDVSKRVHVEHALRDAQLELKDAVLVANKANESKSEFLARMSHEIRTPMNAIIGMTSITKRKLDDPLSNIEAIDSHIAQIEVSSQHLLGLINDILDLSKIEAGKIVLDEDSFDLPKLIEAVADIIRPRCVEKNIDFCIDVATLPCSTYISDSLRLRQVLINLLGNAVKFTDECGKVSFSIKAGEQQDGMAPITFAVSDTGIGIKKENLASLFDPFEQGHGQITRKYGGTGLGLSISKRIVDLLGGQLQVESEEGRGSTFSFTIQLPTAPDELVETTQDLHNEALEGKRILLVDDVDVNRLIVMELLGEAGLVIDEASNGLEAIEAFEASSLGYYDIILMDVQMPEMDGYSAAKMIRKMSRPDAATIPIVALTANAFKEDVETALKSGMNAHLAKPIEYERLIEVLKTLL
- a CDS encoding DUF2971 domain-containing protein, translated to MERELFKLREPLQKLQAHSGEEPEVVYYYCSTSTFINIVKKRELWLTSTVDMNDSLDSQWIKGILEQFHKDFAHSADYQKVSTYFSRYISSECFLCCFSAGRDLLSQWRAYADDGKGFAIGVDTSALKQLGRSRIDCLDEGIIEFAPVVYDQELQKKTIEEIYAKVCDYGKKFGIKNIKGIQDQIALILRYLSIIFKNHAFLEEQEWRLVQREYQDTCYPMAINNYLITERDYRATNNAISPFHKFLFDENFIKEVVIGPKNTSKRYRVEDFLCDNKHSEVFVSQSSASYR
- a CDS encoding Fic family protein, with translation MTKQNIYNPPFTITSAILHLIADISEAVGRISVQTNDVLDLRLRRLNRIRTIQGSLAIEGNTLSEEQITAILDGQHVIAPPREIQEARNAILAYDHLEQWNPKQEKDLLQAHNILMAGLLDDHGKHRQGGVGVMSGSKVLHMAPPPARVPFLMGDLFQWLQTTEHHPLISSSVFHYEFEFIHPFADGNGRIGRLWQTLILFHWNPIFLRIPVESLVYAHQQDYYKALQQSTNQGEVTPFLEFMLSMIRDAVLSITPQVNPQVTPQVAQILQILSNAHPKNLSRKELQDIAGLRDRKSFSENWIKPALNAKLIEMTLPDKPNSRLQCYRLTNKGNFFVERIKE